A genome region from Panicum virgatum strain AP13 chromosome 4K, P.virgatum_v5, whole genome shotgun sequence includes the following:
- the LOC120702721 gene encoding caffeoyl-CoA O-methyltransferase 1 isoform X1: MASTAAEQPAQEQQANGNGEQKTRHSEVGHKSLLKSDDLYQYILDTSVYPREPESMKELREITAKHPWNLMTTSADEGQFLNMLIKLIGAKKTMEIGVYTGYSLLATALALPEDGTVSSSLPSLPDLPSLFLSISSSSPLISWLGPQILAMDINRENYELGLPCIEKAGVAHKIDFREGPALPVLDDLIADEKNHGTFDFVFVDADKDNYLNYHERLLKLVKLGGLIGYDNTLWNGSVVLPDDAPMRKYIRYYRDFVLVLNKALAADERVEICQLPVGDGVTLCRRVK; this comes from the exons ATGGCCagcacggcggcggagcagccggCGCAGGAGCAGCAGGCCAACGGCAACGGCGAGCAGAAGACGCGCCACTCCGAGGTGGGGCACAAGAGCCTGCTCAAGAGCGACGACCTCTACCAG TACATCCTGGACACGAGCGTGTACCCGCGGGAGCCCGAGAGCATGAAGGAGCTCCGCGAGATCACCGCCAAGCACCCCTG GAACCTGATGACAACGTCGGCGgacgaggggcagttcctcaaCATGCTCATCAAGCTCATCGGCGCCAAGAAGACCATGGAGATCGGCGTCTACACCGGCTACTCCCTCCTCGCCACCGCGCTCGCCCTCCCCGAGGACGGCACGGTCAGCTCatcccttccctccctcccagATCTGCCTTCCCTGTTCCtgagcatcagcagcagcagcccactGATTTCCTGGCTCGGCCCGCAGATCTTGGCCATGGACATCAACCGCGAGAACTACGAGCTCGGCCTGCCCTGCATCGAGAAGGCCGGCGTCGCCCACAAGATCGACTTCCGCGAGGGCCCCGCGCTCCCCGTCCTCGACGACCTCATCGCCGAC GAGAAGAACCACGGCACCTTCGACTTCGTCTTCGTGGACGCCGACAAGGACAACTACCTCAACTACCACGAGCGGCTGCTCAagctcgtcaagctcggcggcctTATCGGCTACGACAACACGCTGTGGAACGGCTCCGTTGTGCTCCCCGACGACGCGCCCATGCGCAAGTACATCCGCTACTACCGCGACTTCGTGCTCGTGCTCAACAaggcgctcgccgccgacgagcgcgTCGAGATCTGCCAGCTCCccgtcggcgacggcgtcaCTCTCTGCCGCCGCGTCAAGTGA
- the LOC120702721 gene encoding caffeoyl-CoA O-methyltransferase 1 isoform X2, translating into MASTAAEQPAQEQQANGNGEQKTRHSEVGHKSLLKSDDLYQYILDTSVYPREPESMKELREITAKHPWNLMTTSADEGQFLNMLIKLIGAKKTMEIGVYTGYSLLATALALPEDGTILAMDINRENYELGLPCIEKAGVAHKIDFREGPALPVLDDLIADEKNHGTFDFVFVDADKDNYLNYHERLLKLVKLGGLIGYDNTLWNGSVVLPDDAPMRKYIRYYRDFVLVLNKALAADERVEICQLPVGDGVTLCRRVK; encoded by the exons ATGGCCagcacggcggcggagcagccggCGCAGGAGCAGCAGGCCAACGGCAACGGCGAGCAGAAGACGCGCCACTCCGAGGTGGGGCACAAGAGCCTGCTCAAGAGCGACGACCTCTACCAG TACATCCTGGACACGAGCGTGTACCCGCGGGAGCCCGAGAGCATGAAGGAGCTCCGCGAGATCACCGCCAAGCACCCCTG GAACCTGATGACAACGTCGGCGgacgaggggcagttcctcaaCATGCTCATCAAGCTCATCGGCGCCAAGAAGACCATGGAGATCGGCGTCTACACCGGCTACTCCCTCCTCGCCACCGCGCTCGCCCTCCCCGAGGACGGCACG ATCTTGGCCATGGACATCAACCGCGAGAACTACGAGCTCGGCCTGCCCTGCATCGAGAAGGCCGGCGTCGCCCACAAGATCGACTTCCGCGAGGGCCCCGCGCTCCCCGTCCTCGACGACCTCATCGCCGAC GAGAAGAACCACGGCACCTTCGACTTCGTCTTCGTGGACGCCGACAAGGACAACTACCTCAACTACCACGAGCGGCTGCTCAagctcgtcaagctcggcggcctTATCGGCTACGACAACACGCTGTGGAACGGCTCCGTTGTGCTCCCCGACGACGCGCCCATGCGCAAGTACATCCGCTACTACCGCGACTTCGTGCTCGTGCTCAACAaggcgctcgccgccgacgagcgcgTCGAGATCTGCCAGCTCCccgtcggcgacggcgtcaCTCTCTGCCGCCGCGTCAAGTGA